A single region of the Hoeflea prorocentri genome encodes:
- a CDS encoding cytochrome b561 domain-containing protein, which produces MFEWLAAPLDATRVHDVGFHLSWHARLMVIAWGVLVPVGVLAARYFKILPGQPWPQEMDNRTWWNAHRFCQYSAVGLTAAAIALIKLSPDVSWASGIHYLAGWAVAALAAVQVGGGIFRGTKGGPTEPAPDGSWRGDHYDMTKRRIIFEYTHKTLGYVAMLVAAVAMISGLWQANAPRWMPLAIGAWWVFLLVLAVHLQRLGMCVDTYQAHWGTDNIHPGNNRERPIGFRIRRMEHPQPGDEVSN; this is translated from the coding sequence ATGTTTGAGTGGCTTGCCGCACCTCTTGACGCCACACGTGTGCACGATGTCGGCTTTCATCTGTCCTGGCATGCACGCCTGATGGTGATCGCCTGGGGCGTTCTGGTGCCTGTCGGCGTCCTTGCGGCCCGCTATTTCAAGATCCTGCCAGGCCAGCCCTGGCCGCAGGAAATGGATAACCGGACCTGGTGGAATGCCCATCGATTTTGTCAGTATTCAGCGGTCGGTCTGACAGCCGCAGCAATCGCGCTCATCAAGCTATCCCCTGATGTGAGCTGGGCATCGGGCATCCATTATCTGGCCGGCTGGGCCGTTGCCGCACTTGCCGCCGTTCAGGTCGGGGGAGGTATTTTTCGCGGCACCAAGGGTGGGCCGACAGAGCCTGCACCTGATGGATCCTGGCGGGGCGATCACTATGACATGACCAAGCGCCGGATCATCTTCGAATATACACACAAGACGCTCGGCTACGTGGCCATGCTTGTAGCCGCCGTCGCAATGATTTCCGGGTTGTGGCAGGCCAATGCGCCAAGATGGATGCCGCTGGCGATCGGTGCCTGGTGGGTATTTCTATTGGTTCTGGCTGTCCATTTGCAGCGATTGGGAATGTGTGTCGATACCTATCAGGCGCATTGGGGGACCGACAACATCCATCCGGGTAACAACCGGGAAAGGCCGATCGGGTTCCGTATCAGGCGCATGGAACATCCCCAGCCCGGGGATGAGGTTTCAAACTGA
- a CDS encoding antibiotic biosynthesis monooxygenase, whose translation MITRYALFEGQVHDGQTQAFRDAVLERLVPLWKQFPGALEVRVMFSEERDEGAPEFPLILAISYADRAAMDSALSSPARSQSRDVTGEIVAEFFDGRIHHHVTEANLFSV comes from the coding sequence ATGATAACCCGCTACGCCCTGTTCGAAGGGCAGGTTCACGACGGACAGACACAGGCCTTTCGCGACGCTGTGCTGGAGCGGTTGGTTCCCCTGTGGAAACAGTTTCCCGGTGCGCTGGAAGTCCGCGTCATGTTCTCCGAAGAGCGTGATGAGGGCGCGCCCGAATTCCCGCTTATTCTGGCAATCAGCTATGCCGACCGCGCAGCCATGGACAGCGCCCTCTCCTCACCGGCCCGATCCCAATCGCGCGACGTGACGGGCGAAATCGTGGCCGAGTTCTTCGACGGCCGCATTCATCACCACGTCACCGAAGCGAACCTATTCTCAGTTTGA
- a CDS encoding gluconokinase, with translation MSGKFIIMGVAGCGKTSVGEALITQYGWAFIDGDALHPQRNIDKMAAGEPLTDEDRLPWLMQIGETMRDHAEPVAIGCSALKRGYRDIIRMTAGGDVCFIFLNGSRELIETRMAARTGHFMPLSLLDSQFDALEPPTHDELFVDIDISGDLDSIVSDIRKKLEAHKT, from the coding sequence GTGAGCGGAAAATTCATCATTATGGGTGTTGCCGGATGTGGCAAGACAAGTGTTGGCGAGGCGCTCATCACCCAATATGGATGGGCGTTTATCGACGGAGATGCACTGCACCCGCAACGCAACATTGACAAGATGGCGGCAGGTGAGCCGCTGACCGACGAAGACCGCCTGCCATGGCTCATGCAAATCGGCGAAACCATGAGGGATCATGCCGAGCCGGTCGCCATCGGCTGCTCGGCGCTTAAACGCGGCTATCGCGATATCATCAGAATGACTGCCGGCGGCGATGTCTGCTTCATTTTCCTCAACGGCTCGCGAGAGCTGATTGAAACGCGCATGGCAGCCCGCACCGGTCATTTCATGCCGCTGTCGTTACTCGACAGCCAATTCGACGCGCTTGAACCACCAACACATGACGAGCTCTTTGTCGACATCGATATCAGTGGCGATCTGGATTCGATCGTCTCCGATATCCGCAAAAAACTGGAGGCACACAAAACATGA
- a CDS encoding SDR family oxidoreductase yields MKMFDLSGRTALITGSSQGIGFALAKGLAEAGAHVILNGRDETKLKDATSKFDNDCSVLAFDVTDHDAVRAAIDTYEKSSGAIDILVNNAGMQHRAPLEEFEASAFEKLLQTNIASVFHVGQAAARHMIDRKAGKIINIASVQSSLARPSIAPYTATKGAVANLTKGMATDWAKYGLQCNAIAPGYFDTPLNAALVADAEFSAWLEKRTPAGRWGDVEELRGACIFLASDASSFVNGQTIYVDGGITASL; encoded by the coding sequence ATGAAAATGTTTGACCTGTCGGGCCGCACCGCCTTGATCACCGGCTCTTCTCAGGGGATTGGTTTCGCACTGGCAAAAGGCCTTGCCGAAGCAGGGGCGCATGTCATCCTGAATGGCCGTGACGAAACAAAGTTGAAAGATGCGACATCAAAATTCGACAATGATTGCAGCGTCTTAGCCTTTGATGTGACGGATCATGATGCTGTCCGCGCCGCTATCGACACCTATGAGAAATCATCCGGTGCGATCGACATCCTGGTCAACAATGCCGGCATGCAGCACCGCGCACCGCTGGAAGAGTTTGAGGCTTCGGCATTCGAAAAACTGCTGCAGACCAACATTGCCTCAGTGTTTCATGTCGGCCAGGCGGCCGCCCGTCATATGATTGACCGCAAGGCAGGCAAGATCATCAACATTGCGTCGGTGCAATCGAGCCTGGCAAGACCGTCTATTGCGCCGTACACGGCCACCAAGGGTGCCGTCGCAAACCTGACAAAGGGCATGGCGACGGACTGGGCAAAGTACGGACTGCAATGCAATGCGATTGCACCCGGTTATTTCGACACCCCGCTCAATGCGGCCCTTGTCGCAGACGCCGAATTTTCCGCCTGGCTCGAAAAGCGCACACCGGCCGGACGCTGGGGAGATGTCGAAGAATTGCGGGGCGCCTGCATCTTCCTCGCCTCGGATGCCTCAAGCTTCGTCAACGGCCAGACCATTTACGTTGACGGCGGCATCACGGCATCCCTGTGA